DNA from Bordetella petrii:
TAGGTGCCGTCGGCGGCGATATCCAGCCAGCCGTACAGGCCATCGATACGCTGCGTGGCCCCATCGCCAATTTCCGTGAATCCGTCGCTGCCCGAACCCGCCCGGATGCCGTCGACCGCCTGGGTGTCGCCCGCATCCACATCGGTATCGTTGGCCAGCACCGAGCCCGTGGCATCGACCGCCGGCGAGATCGCCGTGGCCGGCGTGGCCGCGTCCGTATCGTCCTGCGCCTGCGGCGCGTCGTAGCTGCCGGCGATGGTGATGGTCAGCGTGGCCGTATGCGTCAGCCCGGCCAGATCCTGGACGGTGTAGGTATAGGTTTCCTGCAGCGACTGGCCCGCGCGCAGCTG
Protein-coding regions in this window:
- a CDS encoding VCBS domain-containing protein, coding for QLRAGQSLQETYTYTVQDLAGLTHTATLTITIAGSYDAPQAQDDTDAATPATAISPAVDATGSVLANDTDVDAGDTQAVDGIRAGSGSDGFTEIGDGATQRIDGLYGWLDIAADGTYTYHADETNAAVAALAAGEQLQDVFTYRVIDGGGLTDQAELRITINGANDIPTANDDAADAVEAGG